The proteins below come from a single Fusobacterium russii ATCC 25533 genomic window:
- the clpB gene encoding ATP-dependent chaperone ClpB, with translation MNPNKFTESTISAINKGIDISKENMQQSLKMECFCLAILEQSDGLIPRVIEKMGLNLKHIKDEVENEVRKLPKVQSFSNQENINLDTKTYSMLNHAEKIMEDLGDSFLSVEHIFWALIEDYPILKRLGINLEKYKEVLMSIRGNKKVDNPNPEATYEVLEKYAKDLVALAREGKIDPIIGRDSEIRRAIQIISRRTKNDPILIGEPGVGKTAIVEGLAQRILNGDVPESLKNKKIFSLDMGALVAGAKYKGEFEERMKGVLKEVKESDGEIILFIDEIHTIVGAGKGEGSLDAGNMLKPMLARGELRVIGATTIDEYRKYIEKDPALERRFQTILVNEPNIDDTISILRGLKEKFETYHGVRIADAAIVEAAILSQRYIADRKLPDKAIDLIDEAAAMIRTEIDSMPEELDQLTRKVLQVEIEIKALQKETDVSSKERLEKLEKELAELNEEKKILTSKWDKEKEDIAKIKNIKKEIENVKLEMEKAEREYDLTKLSELKYGKLASLEKELSEQQNKIDADGKENSLLKQEVTADEIADIVSRWTGIPVSKLTETKKEKMLKLEDSMKERVKGQDEAVKAVADTMLRSIAGLKDKNRPMGSFIFLGPTGVGKTYLAKTLAFNLFDSEDNVVRIDMSEYMDKFSTTRLIGAPPGYVGYEEGGQLTEAIRTKPYSVILFDEIEKAHPDVFNILLQVLDDGRLTDGQGRIVDFKNTLIIMTSNIGSHLILEDINLSESTKEKVLNELKSRFKPEFLNRIDDIITFKALGLDSIEEIVRLNLKSLEEKVKDKHITLNFSEKVVKYLAENAYDPQYGARPLRRFIQKEIETSLAKKILANEIKERSNVYVDLENDKITYKETL, from the coding sequence ATGAATCCAAATAAATTTACAGAAAGTACAATATCGGCAATAAATAAAGGAATAGACATAAGTAAAGAAAATATGCAACAAAGTTTAAAAATGGAATGTTTCTGCCTTGCAATTTTAGAGCAAAGTGATGGACTTATCCCAAGAGTTATTGAAAAAATGGGCTTAAATCTGAAACATATAAAAGATGAAGTAGAAAATGAGGTAAGAAAATTACCAAAGGTACAAAGTTTTTCAAATCAGGAAAACATAAACTTAGATACTAAAACTTACAGTATGTTAAATCATGCTGAAAAAATAATGGAAGACTTGGGAGATAGTTTTTTAAGTGTTGAACATATTTTCTGGGCTTTAATTGAAGATTATCCTATTTTAAAAAGATTGGGAATTAATTTGGAAAAATACAAGGAGGTATTGATGAGTATAAGAGGAAATAAAAAAGTTGACAATCCAAATCCTGAAGCTACTTATGAAGTTCTTGAAAAATATGCAAAAGATTTGGTTGCTCTAGCGAGAGAAGGTAAGATTGATCCTATAATAGGTAGAGATTCAGAAATAAGAAGAGCTATACAGATAATTTCAAGAAGAACAAAAAACGATCCCATTTTAATTGGAGAACCGGGAGTTGGTAAAACAGCGATAGTTGAAGGATTAGCACAGAGAATTTTAAATGGTGATGTACCTGAAAGCTTAAAGAATAAGAAAATATTTTCACTTGATATGGGAGCCTTGGTTGCAGGTGCTAAATACAAGGGAGAATTTGAGGAAAGAATGAAGGGAGTCCTAAAGGAAGTAAAGGAATCTGATGGTGAAATTATACTTTTTATTGATGAGATACATACTATAGTTGGTGCTGGAAAAGGTGAAGGCTCTCTTGATGCAGGAAATATGTTAAAACCTATGCTTGCAAGAGGTGAGTTAAGAGTAATAGGAGCTACAACTATTGATGAATATAGAAAGTATATAGAAAAAGATCCAGCACTTGAAAGAAGATTTCAGACAATTCTAGTTAACGAACCTAATATAGATGACACAATTTCTATTTTAAGAGGTTTAAAAGAAAAATTCGAAACTTATCATGGAGTGAGAATTGCAGATGCTGCTATAGTTGAAGCGGCTATACTTAGCCAAAGATATATAGCGGATAGAAAATTACCGGATAAGGCAATAGACTTGATAGATGAGGCAGCAGCTATGATAAGAACTGAAATTGATTCTATGCCGGAAGAACTTGATCAACTTACAAGAAAAGTTCTTCAAGTAGAAATAGAAATTAAGGCTCTACAAAAAGAAACAGATGTTTCATCAAAGGAAAGACTTGAAAAATTGGAAAAAGAATTGGCAGAATTGAATGAAGAAAAGAAAATTTTAACTTCTAAATGGGACAAAGAAAAGGAAGATATTGCAAAAATAAAAAATATCAAGAAAGAAATTGAAAATGTTAAACTGGAAATGGAAAAAGCAGAAAGAGAATATGATTTAACAAAACTTTCTGAATTAAAATATGGAAAACTTGCCAGTCTTGAAAAAGAATTATCAGAACAACAAAATAAAATTGATGCTGATGGAAAAGAAAATTCTTTACTTAAACAAGAAGTAACAGCTGATGAAATAGCAGATATAGTTTCAAGATGGACAGGTATACCTGTTTCAAAACTTACTGAAACAAAAAAAGAAAAGATGTTAAAATTAGAAGATTCAATGAAAGAAAGAGTTAAAGGTCAAGATGAGGCTGTTAAAGCTGTTGCAGATACTATGCTTAGATCAATAGCAGGCTTGAAGGACAAAAATAGACCTATGGGATCTTTTATTTTCTTAGGTCCTACCGGAGTTGGTAAAACTTACTTGGCAAAAACTTTAGCTTTTAATTTATTTGACAGTGAAGATAATGTTGTCAGAATAGATATGAGTGAATATATGGATAAGTTTTCTACTACAAGGCTTATAGGAGCACCTCCCGGATATGTTGGTTACGAAGAAGGTGGACAATTGACAGAAGCTATAAGAACAAAACCTTATTCTGTTATCCTATTTGATGAAATAGAAAAAGCTCACCCTGATGTATTTAATATTTTACTTCAAGTTTTAGATGATGGAAGATTGACTGATGGTCAAGGAAGAATAGTTGATTTTAAAAATACATTGATTATAATGACTTCAAACATTGGAAGCCATTTGATACTTGAGGATATAAACTTATCTGAATCTACAAAGGAAAAAGTTTTAAATGAGTTGAAATCAAGATTTAAACCGGAGTTTTTAAATAGAATAGATGATATTATAACATTTAAAGCATTAGGTTTGGATTCTATCGAAGAAATTGTAAGACTTAATTTAAAATCTTTGGAAGAAAAAGTAAAAGATAAGCACATAACACTTAATTTCTCAGAAAAGGTTGTTAAATATTTAGCAGAAAATGCTTATGACCCTCAATATGGAGCAAGACCACTTAGAAGATTTATACAAAAAGAAATTGAAACAAGCTTGGCTAAGAAAATATTGGCGAATGAAATTAAGGAAAGAAGCAATGTTTATGTAGATTTAGAAAATGATAAAATCACTTATAAAGAAACTTTATAA
- a CDS encoding SoxR reducing system RseC family protein gives MENKGIVTKINGNRASIKLYKSSSCSHCSQCSEASKYGKDFEFKIDRKVEIGDLVTLEISEKDVIKAATVAYVMPPLFMIVGYIIAAKLGFSEGKSILGSFLGLAFAFLFLFIYDKFFAKKNIDEEIRIVSVEKYDPAVACNNEACEDFF, from the coding sequence ATGGAAAACAAAGGAATAGTAACTAAGATAAATGGAAATAGAGCCAGTATAAAATTATATAAAAGTTCTTCTTGTTCTCATTGTAGCCAGTGTAGTGAAGCTAGCAAATATGGAAAAGATTTTGAATTTAAAATAGATAGAAAAGTAGAAATAGGGGATCTTGTTACATTGGAAATTTCAGAGAAAGATGTCATTAAGGCTGCCACAGTAGCTTATGTTATGCCTCCTCTTTTTATGATTGTTGGCTATATCATTGCAGCCAAATTAGGCTTCTCTGAAGGAAAAAGTATTTTAGGAAGTTTTCTGGGCTTAGCCTTTGCATTTTTATTCCTTTTTATCTACGATAAATTTTTTGCTAAAAAAAATATAGATGAAGAAATTAGAATTGTTTCAGTTGAGAAATATGATCCGGCTGTTGCTTGCAATAATGAAGCCTGCGAAGACTTTTTTTAA
- the recJ gene encoding single-stranded-DNA-specific exonuclease RecJ — MKKTVWEKKFTNDFYINKSSKYDTTIENILKDRDLSLDENFNFNPFELKDMDIAVERIFSAIENKEKIYIYGDYDVDGITSVSLIFLALSELGADINYYIPLRDEGYGLNKEAIRILKDEGASLIISVDCGINSIEEVQLANELNLDFIITDHHEITGSLPNALAIINPKRDENIYDFKYLAGVGTAFMLIYALFLEKNNLAAVDKYLDIVAIGTVADIVPLISDNRKFVKRGLKTLNQTKWIGLKQLLRKIFPDDYESRNYNSYDIGYIIAPIFNAAGRLEDAKNAVKLFLEEDAFKCLQIIEELLKNNLDRKEIQKKIFEKSVSEVEKKELYNKNLIMVANKDFHHGVIGIVASKILDKYYSPTIIMEIKEDEGIATASCRSIDGLNIVECLNSVSDILLRYGGHSGAAGFTISIDKITEFYERIDKYIGENFNNDIFNKKIQITEILEPYKINYDFLKQLEVLEPFGSKNHIPIFAFKNCTYSNLRFTRNSTEHIMLDIHKDGYTFKNCIFFNGGDYYDLIANSKNIDIAFKLKLEVFKDRYMAKLQLEDIKKTDENKDFLDEISKNGKDIKFPIESIVYTRRNDIDNNLSLKTNEYGGMDLIKDRTIIGSLDDNIAKFLWDLSKNFNYKFSVKLKEKIIKTENLNLHIEIFKNEDFISYAIKESQLFIDIKKYLIGEFNYNSIQKKVLASIFKNKVKTLAIIKNGRGINTLIDTVKTYFEQKKLKIVINRISEKADFYIFYNFKNLEGIQNLKSDNILIISEEDINIKGFEKILDNYELPKNLKLLTYSEISIKEDAYHYFLSDLRKKEILEDLQRGKETFATEDIKINF, encoded by the coding sequence ATGAAAAAAACAGTTTGGGAAAAAAAATTCACTAATGATTTCTATATAAATAAGAGTTCAAAATATGATACAACTATTGAAAATATTTTAAAAGATAGAGATTTAAGCTTGGATGAAAATTTTAATTTCAATCCTTTTGAGCTGAAAGATATGGATATTGCTGTAGAAAGAATTTTTTCAGCTATTGAAAATAAAGAAAAAATTTATATCTATGGAGATTATGATGTTGACGGAATCACATCAGTTTCTTTAATTTTCCTAGCTCTTTCCGAATTAGGTGCCGATATTAATTATTATATTCCTCTAAGAGATGAAGGATATGGTTTAAATAAAGAAGCTATAAGAATTTTAAAAGATGAGGGTGCTAGTTTAATTATAAGCGTTGACTGTGGAATAAATTCAATAGAAGAAGTACAGTTGGCAAATGAACTTAATTTAGATTTTATAATAACAGATCACCATGAGATAACAGGTTCTTTACCTAATGCACTTGCTATTATAAATCCTAAAAGAGATGAGAATATATATGATTTTAAATATTTAGCAGGTGTTGGAACTGCCTTTATGTTAATCTATGCACTATTTTTAGAAAAAAATAACTTGGCAGCTGTCGATAAATACTTAGATATTGTTGCCATTGGGACAGTTGCAGATATAGTCCCCTTAATTTCTGATAATAGAAAATTTGTTAAAAGAGGCTTAAAAACTTTAAATCAGACTAAGTGGATAGGGCTTAAACAGCTTTTAAGAAAAATATTCCCAGATGATTATGAGAGTAGAAACTATAATTCTTATGATATAGGCTATATTATTGCTCCTATTTTTAATGCCGCCGGACGACTTGAGGACGCAAAAAATGCAGTTAAACTATTTTTAGAAGAAGATGCTTTTAAGTGTTTACAAATTATTGAGGAACTACTTAAAAATAATTTAGATAGAAAAGAAATACAGAAGAAAATTTTTGAAAAATCAGTGAGCGAAGTCGAAAAAAAAGAACTATATAATAAAAATTTGATTATGGTGGCAAATAAAGACTTTCATCATGGTGTCATAGGTATAGTTGCATCAAAAATTCTGGATAAATATTACAGTCCTACTATTATTATGGAAATTAAAGAAGATGAAGGTATTGCAACTGCTTCATGTAGGAGTATAGATGGTTTAAATATAGTGGAATGTCTAAATTCAGTTTCAGATATTTTATTGAGATATGGAGGGCATTCAGGAGCTGCCGGTTTTACAATTTCCATTGATAAAATTACAGAATTTTATGAAAGAATTGATAAATATATAGGAGAAAATTTCAATAATGATATTTTTAATAAAAAAATACAGATAACTGAAATTTTAGAACCTTATAAGATAAATTATGACTTTTTAAAGCAACTTGAAGTTTTAGAGCCCTTTGGTTCAAAAAATCACATTCCGATTTTTGCTTTTAAGAACTGTACTTATTCTAATCTTCGTTTTACAAGAAATAGCACTGAACATATAATGCTTGATATACATAAAGATGGATATACTTTTAAAAATTGCATTTTCTTCAACGGTGGAGATTATTATGATTTAATTGCAAACTCTAAAAATATTGATATAGCCTTTAAACTGAAGCTAGAAGTATTTAAAGATAGATATATGGCTAAACTTCAACTTGAAGACATTAAAAAAACTGATGAAAACAAAGATTTCTTAGATGAAATTTCCAAAAATGGAAAAGATATAAAATTTCCCATAGAAAGCATTGTTTACACAAGAAGAAATGATATAGATAATAATTTGAGCTTAAAAACTAACGAATATGGTGGAATGGACCTTATAAAGGACAGGACAATTATAGGTAGTTTAGATGACAATATAGCCAAGTTTTTATGGGATTTAAGCAAAAATTTTAACTATAAATTTTCAGTAAAATTAAAAGAAAAAATAATAAAAACTGAAAATTTAAATCTTCATATTGAAATTTTTAAAAATGAAGATTTTATATCCTATGCCATAAAAGAAAGCCAACTATTTATAGATATTAAAAAATACTTAATAGGAGAATTTAATTATAATTCTATACAGAAAAAAGTCCTTGCCAGTATCTTTAAAAACAAGGTAAAAACTCTTGCTATTATTAAAAACGGCAGAGGAATAAACACTCTTATAGATACCGTTAAAACTTATTTTGAGCAAAAAAAGCTTAAAATTGTTATAAACCGAATTTCAGAAAAAGCCGATTTCTATATTTTCTATAATTTTAAAAACTTAGAAGGTATTCAAAATTTAAAATCTGATAATATATTAATAATTTCCGAAGAGGATATCAATATAAAAGGCTTTGAAAAAATTCTCGATAACTACGAACTACCTAAAAATTTAAAACTTTTAACTTACTCTGAAATTTCAATAAAGGAAGATGCTTATCACTATTTCCTAAGTGATTTAAGAAAAAAAGAAATTTTAGAAGATTTACAAAGGGGAAAGGAAACTTTCGCAACAGAAGATATTAAAATTAACTTCTAA
- a CDS encoding queuosine precursor transporter: protein MNNIILWFLMMLINFLCISFSYKKFGKIGLYIWVPISTILANIQVVILVRLFGMDATLGNILYAGGFLVTDILSENYGREEAKTAVKIGFFSLISMTALMQVAILFTPLDIPEGLELFNGVKSIFSLMPRLAAASLIAYLISQFHDVWLYETIKNKLPTTKYLWLRNNGSTLISQVLDNLIFTTIAFYGVYPFAVLVQIFVSTYIIKMIVAICDTPFIYLAEYLFRKKLIPDKE, encoded by the coding sequence ATGAATAATATAATTTTATGGTTTTTGATGATGTTAATAAATTTTTTATGCATAAGTTTTTCTTACAAAAAATTCGGTAAAATAGGTCTGTATATATGGGTACCTATTTCTACAATTCTTGCCAATATTCAGGTAGTTATACTTGTAAGACTTTTTGGTATGGATGCAACTTTGGGTAATATCTTATATGCGGGTGGCTTTCTAGTAACAGATATTTTGAGTGAAAACTATGGAAGGGAAGAGGCAAAAACAGCTGTAAAAATAGGCTTCTTCTCTCTTATTTCTATGACGGCCCTTATGCAGGTCGCTATTCTTTTTACACCACTTGATATACCTGAGGGCTTGGAGTTATTTAATGGTGTTAAATCAATTTTTTCTCTAATGCCTAGGCTTGCGGCTGCATCTTTAATTGCCTATCTTATTTCACAGTTCCATGATGTATGGCTATATGAAACTATTAAAAATAAATTACCTACTACAAAATATCTATGGCTTAGAAATAATGGGAGTACTCTAATAAGTCAAGTCTTAGACAATTTAATTTTTACAACAATTGCTTTTTACGGAGTTTATCCTTTTGCTGTTCTTGTACAAATTTTTGTTTCTACTTATATTATAAAGATGATTGTTGCAATCTGTGATACACCTTTTATATACTTGGCTGAATATTTATTCAGAAAAAAATTAATTCCCGACAAAGAATAA
- a CDS encoding radical SAM protein, translating into MGIRYNKIEGRFAREIVLLKSFPCIYGKCSFCNYIEDNSLNEEEINSINREVLSEITGEFGILEIINSGSVFEIPKQSLEKIRDIVYEKDIKILYFETYYSYVSRLDEIITFFNEYKKIEIRFRMGIETFDNDFRVNIYNKNFIINEKNLEFLSKKIYSVCLLIATKGQTEDMIKKDIELGLKYFKALTINVFVNNGTKIQRDDKLVKWFVNDMRQLFNDERIEILINNKDLGVFEQ; encoded by the coding sequence ATGGGAATAAGATACAACAAAATTGAGGGAAGATTTGCAAGAGAAATAGTTCTTTTAAAGTCCTTTCCCTGTATTTATGGAAAGTGTAGCTTCTGTAATTATATTGAAGATAATTCTTTAAATGAAGAAGAAATAAACTCCATAAATCGAGAAGTTTTAAGTGAAATTACAGGAGAATTTGGCATATTGGAAATTATAAACTCAGGCTCGGTTTTTGAAATTCCAAAACAAAGTTTAGAAAAAATAAGAGATATTGTCTATGAGAAAGATATTAAAATTTTATATTTTGAAACCTACTACAGCTATGTATCCCGCTTGGATGAAATTATAACTTTCTTCAACGAATATAAAAAAATTGAAATCAGATTTAGAATGGGAATTGAAACTTTTGACAATGATTTTAGAGTCAATATCTATAATAAAAATTTTATAATAAATGAGAAAAATTTGGAATTTTTATCAAAAAAAATTTATTCTGTCTGTCTTTTAATTGCAACCAAAGGACAAACAGAGGATATGATAAAAAAAGATATTGAGCTGGGGCTTAAATATTTTAAAGCTCTTACTATAAATGTCTTTGTGAATAATGGGACTAAAATTCAAAGGGACGATAAACTTGTAAAATGGTTTGTAAATGATATGAGGCAGCTCTTCAATGATGAACGGATTGAGATTTTAATAAACAATAAAGATTTAGGAGTGTTTGAGCAATGA
- a CDS encoding FtsW/RodA/SpoVE family cell cycle protein, whose translation MDTKIKNRNTNNSSDNLYKKINDINREKRKEEEKNNVKKRTQNIIIICLILIFIGFANFYSAILRFESNIVFNKILKHLLIFSLSVACFLISSKINFKIFKARRIRYGFLVLGIFTFLIVAYFPNKDIFPIINGGKGWLRIKGFSLQITEIFKIAYIIMISSLLARGKDDDSEIQVGKNAVSIIIYATIFGFLLTFSLKDLGTAIHYIIITIFLLFLSDLKDKLVWTLVGFGFIFLSSATFLFYKFGESFGYKHHRLKIFVDGILENTYDRVEAYQIYQSLVGFGTGGLFGKGYGNGVQKYSYIPEVETDFAISTFGEEMGLLGMILILITFFILFILIMNVAENSKSYFGKYLAAAIGGYFITQTIINIGVAIGLIPVLGIPLPFISSGGSSLLALSIAMGLVININNSKLKDLEG comes from the coding sequence ATGGATACTAAAATAAAAAATAGAAATACAAATAATTCAAGTGATAATTTATATAAAAAAATAAATGATATAAATAGGGAAAAAAGGAAAGAAGAAGAAAAAAACAATGTGAAAAAAAGGACTCAGAATATAATTATAATTTGTCTGATTTTAATATTTATAGGTTTTGCAAATTTTTATAGTGCTATTCTCCGTTTTGAGAGTAATATAGTTTTTAATAAGATACTGAAACATCTTCTTATCTTTTCACTTTCAGTTGCTTGTTTTTTAATAAGTTCAAAAATTAATTTTAAAATTTTTAAAGCTAGAAGAATTAGGTATGGATTTTTAGTTTTAGGAATTTTTACATTTTTAATTGTGGCATATTTCCCAAATAAAGATATATTTCCTATAATAAATGGAGGGAAAGGCTGGCTAAGAATAAAAGGTTTTAGTTTACAGATAACAGAAATTTTTAAAATTGCCTATATAATTATGATTTCCAGCTTACTTGCAAGGGGAAAAGATGATGATAGTGAAATACAAGTTGGAAAAAATGCTGTAAGTATTATAATATATGCGACTATCTTTGGATTTTTGCTAACTTTTTCTCTAAAAGACTTAGGTACAGCTATTCATTATATAATAATAACAATATTTTTACTTTTTCTTTCTGACTTAAAAGATAAATTAGTCTGGACTCTTGTCGGTTTTGGTTTTATATTTTTAAGTTCAGCCACATTTTTATTTTATAAATTTGGAGAAAGCTTTGGTTATAAACATCACAGATTAAAAATTTTTGTAGATGGCATATTAGAAAATACTTATGACAGAGTTGAAGCATATCAAATTTATCAATCATTAGTAGGTTTTGGCACAGGAGGTTTATTTGGTAAAGGTTATGGAAATGGAGTACAAAAATATAGTTATATTCCGGAAGTTGAAACCGATTTTGCAATCTCCACATTTGGTGAAGAGATGGGACTTTTAGGAATGATATTAATACTTATTACATTTTTTATACTTTTTATTTTAATTATGAATGTGGCAGAAAATTCAAAATCTTATTTTGGTAAATATTTAGCAGCTGCAATTGGAGGATATTTTATAACACAGACAATAATAAATATAGGAGTTGCTATAGGTTTAATACCGGTGCTTGGGATACCTTTGCCATTTATAAGTTCAGGAGGTTCTTCACTCTTAGCACTGTCTATTGCAATGGGGCTTGTAATCAATATAAATAATTCAAAGTTAAAAGACTTAGAAGGTTGA
- a CDS encoding DUF896 domain-containing protein: protein MEMKDIIEKVNYYSRLSKVRELTQEEKKEREHYRRLYIEQFKNQVRGHLENIEIIDENKKMN, encoded by the coding sequence TTGGAAATGAAAGATATAATAGAGAAAGTAAATTATTATTCAAGACTTTCTAAAGTAAGAGAATTGACTCAAGAAGAAAAAAAAGAAAGAGAACACTATAGAAGGCTCTATATTGAACAGTTTAAAAATCAGGTTAGAGGACATTTGGAAAATATAGAAATAATTGATGAAAATAAAAAAATGAATTAG
- the asnS gene encoding asparagine--tRNA ligase, with amino-acid sequence MLKVKDIFREGEKYLNKEVELFGWVRKIRDQKKFGFIELNDGSFFKGVQIVFEDSLENYEEISRLSISSTIKVKGILIESQGAGQALEIKATKIEVFQKANLDYPLQNKRHTFEFLRTIAHLRPRTNAFSAVFRVRSVLAYAIHKFFQEQNFVYVHTPIITGSDAEGAGEMFRVTTLDMNNLPKKDDGTVDVSKDFFGKETNLTVSGQLNGETYCAAFRDIYTFGPTFRAEYSNTARHASEFWMIEPEIAFADLGANMELAEAMVKYIIKYVMDNCPEEMEFFNAFVEKGLFEKLNNVLENDFGRVTYTEAIEILEKSKKKFEFPVKWGIDLQSEHERYLAEEYFKKPIFVTDYPKDIKAFYMKLNEDGKTVRAMDLLAPGIGEIIGGSQREDNYDLLVKRMDELGLDKEAYSFYLDLRRYGSFPHSGYGLGFERMLMYITGMQNIRDVIPFPRTPNNAEF; translated from the coding sequence ATGCTAAAAGTAAAGGATATTTTTAGAGAGGGAGAAAAATATCTAAACAAAGAGGTGGAACTTTTTGGATGGGTAAGAAAAATTAGAGATCAAAAGAAATTTGGATTTATTGAATTAAATGATGGTTCTTTTTTTAAAGGAGTACAAATAGTATTTGAAGATTCCTTAGAAAATTATGAGGAAATTTCAAGACTTTCTATTTCATCAACTATAAAAGTTAAAGGAATTTTAATAGAATCACAGGGAGCAGGTCAAGCTTTAGAAATCAAGGCTACAAAAATAGAAGTTTTTCAAAAAGCTAATTTGGACTATCCTCTACAAAATAAAAGACACACTTTTGAATTTTTAAGAACAATTGCACATTTAAGACCGAGAACAAATGCTTTCTCAGCAGTCTTTAGAGTGAGATCAGTTCTTGCATACGCAATACATAAATTTTTCCAAGAACAAAATTTTGTCTATGTACATACTCCAATAATAACTGGTTCCGATGCTGAAGGTGCTGGAGAAATGTTTAGAGTTACAACGCTTGATATGAATAACTTACCTAAAAAAGATGATGGAACAGTTGATGTAAGTAAGGATTTCTTTGGGAAAGAAACTAATTTAACAGTTAGTGGTCAATTAAATGGAGAAACTTACTGTGCAGCATTTAGAGATATTTATACATTTGGTCCAACATTTAGAGCAGAGTATTCTAATACAGCAAGACATGCTTCTGAGTTTTGGATGATAGAGCCGGAAATTGCTTTTGCTGATTTAGGAGCAAATATGGAATTAGCTGAAGCTATGGTAAAATATATTATTAAGTATGTAATGGATAATTGTCCAGAAGAAATGGAATTTTTTAATGCTTTTGTTGAAAAAGGATTGTTTGAAAAATTAAATAATGTTTTGGAAAATGATTTTGGTAGAGTTACTTACACAGAAGCTATAGAAATTTTAGAAAAATCTAAAAAGAAATTTGAATTTCCGGTTAAATGGGGAATAGATTTACAAAGTGAACATGAGAGATATTTAGCAGAGGAATACTTTAAAAAGCCTATTTTTGTAACAGACTATCCGAAAGATATAAAGGCATTCTATATGAAGCTGAATGAAGATGGAAAAACTGTTAGAGCTATGGACTTATTAGCACCAGGAATAGGAGAAATTATAGGTGGTTCTCAAAGAGAAGATAACTATGATTTGTTGGTTAAAAGAATGGATGAATTAGGGCTAGATAAGGAAGCTTATTCATTCTACTTAGATTTAAGAAGATATGGAAGTTTTCCACACTCTGGATATGGTTTAGGTTTTGAAAGAATGCTTATGTACATAACTGGAATGCAAAATATAAGAGATGTAATACCTTTCCCAAGAACTCCAAATAATGCAGAATTTTAA
- a CDS encoding GNAT family N-acetyltransferase translates to MKFRFAEEKDISKIFYFIKALADYEKLLNEVVATEDILREQIFEKKRAEVIFLMEEEKEVGFALFFHNFSTFLGRAGLYLEDLFVLPEYRGKGYGKALFKELARVAVERGCGRLEWWCLDWNKSSIDFYLSLGAKPMDEWTVYRLTGDTLKNLAK, encoded by the coding sequence ATGAAATTTAGATTTGCTGAAGAAAAAGATATTTCAAAAATTTTCTATTTTATAAAGGCACTTGCTGATTATGAAAAATTGTTAAATGAAGTTGTTGCAACAGAGGATATTCTTAGAGAACAGATATTTGAAAAGAAAAGAGCAGAGGTAATATTCTTAATGGAAGAAGAAAAAGAAGTTGGATTTGCTTTATTTTTCCATAATTTTTCAACTTTTTTGGGAAGAGCTGGTCTTTATTTAGAAGATCTTTTTGTCTTACCGGAATATCGTGGAAAAGGCTATGGAAAAGCTTTATTTAAAGAATTGGCAAGAGTTGCAGTTGAAAGAGGTTGTGGACGTTTAGAATGGTGGTGTCTGGATTGGAATAAGTCAAGTATAGATTTTTATTTATCTTTAGGGGCAAAACCAATGGATGAATGGACAGTTTACCGTCTTACAGGAGATACTTTAAAAAATTTGGCTAAATAA